In Rhizobiaceae bacterium, the sequence AACCGCTTCACGCTTTTGCTGGAAATGCTCTAGATCCGTCATTCCCCAAACGGACCCGAGCGAAACGCTTGTGGCAGGCTACGGCCGGTCAGCCGGCCCGCAAGAAAAATCCGATCGCGCAAAGGCATTGCGATTTTAGCCCTCGGTTGAAGAAGCGCGTCTTGGCCGAAGGGTGAACGAAGGCTCAGCCCTCAAAAAATTCGCGACGGCAGCAATGTTTTCATTTGAAATTGCGATATGAAAGGCGATTAAAATCGAAAATCAAGATACTTGGCGATGAATCTCGATGCGATCCGCAGCTTCCTCCACGTTAGCGAGACTGGCAGCTTTAGCGTTGCCGCGCAACGGCTGGGCGTGATGCAATCGACGATCAGCGGCCGTATCCAGGCGCTGGAAGAGGAACTGGGCTGCCTTCTCTTCAGCCGCGGCCGTGGCGGCGCGGAACTGACGCCGGCAGGCTACGATTTTCGTGTGCACGCCGAGCAGATCGTTCAGAGCTGGGATCAATCGCGCCATCAGATCGCGTTGCCGGAAGGCTACAAGGCCACATTCCGCTTCGGGGGGCCGGTCTCGCTTCAGGACGAGCTCAATCTGGCCTGGGTGCTCTGGATGAAGAAGCACGCAGCGCATGTCGCACTGCAGCTCGAGGCCGGCACGTCGGACGCACTGATCGAAAGCCTGTCGGCCCGGCGTCTGGATGCCGCCATCATGTATCTGCCACGCCAGAGGCCGAGCCTGATCGTCGAGGAACTGCTCAAGGAAAAGCTGATTCTGGTCAGGCATCCGGAACTGACCGGTCACTGGCAAGACGCGTTTGTGATGGTGCATTGGGGGCACGAGTTCCGGGTAGAGTTCGCCCGGGCCTTCCCCAAGGTGCCCACACCGACCGTTTCCGTCGGCCTTGGCGCCCTCGGGCTGCAATATGTGCTGGCGCTGAAGGGGGCCGCCTATCTGCCGCTGTCACTGGCCGGACCGCTGCTCGCCGATCATCGCCTCGAACAGGTCGATGACGCTCCCGTTTTCCAACGACCGGTCTATCTCGTCTATCCGACGCAGAAACGGGACGCGGAACTGCTCGACCTCGCCCTTTCCGGCCTGCGAAAGGTGGCGATTTAACAGACCAGGCCGAAACGCAGTCAATAGGGCAGGGCATATGCGCCACGATCTGATCATCTACGGCGGCACGGTTGTCGACGGCAGCGGCTCCGCGCGGTTTGCGGCCGATGTCGGCATCGCCGGCGGTTTGATCACGGCAATCGGCGATCTGGCCGGAGACAATGCGGACACGCGCATCGATGCCACGGGCAAGATTGTCGCGCCGGGCTTCATCGACGTCCATACCCATGACGATGGCGCCCTGCTGGCGGTGAACGGCATGGACCCGAAGATCAGCCAGGGTGTGACCACCGTCGTGGCCGGAAACTGCGGCATCAGCCTCGCGCCGTTGCTGCTCGACCGGACGCCTCCGCCGCCTCTCACGCTGGTCGGCGGGCGGGAGAATTTCCGCTTCGATCGTTTCGCAGACTATGTCGCCGAGCTTGAAAGGCTTGGCACGGCGACGAACGCAGCGCTTCTGGTGGGGCACACGACGCTGCGCCAGCGTGCGATGCCGACGCTCGACCGGGCCGCGAACGGCGAGGAGATCGCGCTTATGGAAAAGGAGGTGCGGGCGGCGATGGCCGATGGGGCTTTCGGCCTCAGCACCGGCCTTGACTACGCGCCCGCGGTTGCTTCCTCGACGGAAGAGGTCAAGGTTCTCGCTCGTGCCGCCGCCGATCTCGGCGGTATCTATGTGACGCATACGCGCAACTATTTCGACAAGCTCGAAGACGCGCTGGAAGAGGCGTTCGACATCGCTGCCGAGGCGGATACGAAGCTTGTGATCTCGCACCATCAGGCGACGGGCCGCGAGAATTTCGGCAAGAGCAGGCCGACATTGGCGAGGATCGAACAGATGCGCGAGACGCTCGACGTCGCGCTGGACTGCTATCCTTACGCGGCCTCGTCGACCGTGCTGAAGCTGGAGCGCTGCGACATCGGCCTGCGCGTGCTGATCACATGGTCCGACCCGCATCCGGAAATGGCGAACCGCGAGATCAGCGATATCGCCAGTGAATGGAATTGCAGCGAGCGGGAGGCGGCACGACGCCTGCTGCCGGCAGGAGCCGTCTATTTCCAGCTCGACGAGAGCGATGTACAGCAGATTCTTGCCTATCCGCAGACCATGATCGGCTCGGATGGCCTGCCGCACGACAAGCATCCGCATCCGAGGCTCTGGGGCACGTTCCCGCGCGTGCTGGGGCACTACAGCCGCGATCTCGGACTGTTCCCGCTCGAAGAGGCTGTCTTCAAGATGAGCGGCCTGCCCGCCCGCGAGTTCGGACTGTCCGGGCGCGGCACGCTTGCCGCTGGCAACTTCGCCGACATCGCCATCTTCGATCCAAACGAGGTGCTGGACCGCGCGACCTACGAGGAACCGATCCGGGCATCTGCGGGCATCGAGCATGTCCTTGTCAACGGACAGACTGTGTGGAGCGAGGGCAGGTCGACAGGCCTGCGCCCCGGCAAAGTCCTGCGGCGCGCCACCACAAGCAGAAGCAGGCCGTTGCGGCTTTCCTGCGGCTGCTGCTGAGAGGTCGGCTTCAGAGACTGTCGTAGAGCCGGTCGATGGTCGCGAGCGTATAGGGAAGGCCGATCGGCCGCGCGCACTTCCAGCTCTTGAACGTCTCGCCCGCGAGAGCCTTGCAGGCCTCGGAGGCGTCGAGCACGCCGCCGCCATAGAGCCGGTTGGCCATGTCGAGCATCCCGACGCGGTGCATCGTGTCGGTGGCGCTGCCGCAGGCATCTTTCACCAGCCAGACGTGGTAGCCGGCATAGACCGCATCGAACACGCTCGCGCGCACACAACTGTCGGTCCAGATGCCGGTGACGAGCATGTGGCGCGCGCCGAGCCGCTCCAGCATTCCGGCGAGTTCCGTGCCCTGAAACGCGCTCGGCCAGCGCTTGCGGATCACCGTCTCGCCGGGCTCGGGCGCGACCTCGTGGCAGATATCCGCCCCCTCGCTACCCGCTGCCGCATAGCGCAGATCTTCCGTCAGCGTCTCGTTCAGGAGCGCGTAGTTGCCGCGTTCATGCGCTTCGATCCAGGCCTGGACATGAATGACGGGCACCTTGGCGCGCCGCGCGGCATTTATGACGAGCGCTGCGTTACCCAGGATGCGCTCGTAATTCTCCACGGGATAAGTCTCGCCGGCGCGGGACTCGTTCTGGAAATCGATGGCCAGGACAGCCGTTTCGCCAATTTTCATGTCGATCCTTCTCGATCTGATGGGTCGGTATCGAAATTCGTCACGAATTCGAGGAGCAGGCGCACCGCCACGTCCAGATCGGCAAGATCAAGGCTCTCGTGAGGATTGTGGCTGCCGTTCTCGTTGCGGACGAACAGCATCGCGCTCGCGATGCCGGCTTCGGCGAAGGCGGCCGCATCATGGCCCGCACCGCTCGAAAGGCGGGGGAGGTCGAGCCCGAGCCCTTGTGCCGAATGCTCGAACCTCGTGACGAGGTCGCCATCCATGGTGGCCGGCGCCCATGTGAAGGGAGCGTCGAATTCGAACCGGACGCCGCGCGTTGCCTCAATCTCGTTGCAGAGCGTTGCGAGCGAAGCGGCAATCTTGTCCAGTATTGCCCGAGAGGGGCTGCGGACGTCGAGCGTGAAGCCGATTTCGCCGAGCACGCGGCTCCCGCCATGCTGTGTCGGATCGGATTCGACACCTCCGAATGTGATCGTGACATCCTCGTTTGCCGCTTCCAGCCCATCCCAAAGCAGCTCCAGCCCTTGCACGAGATCGGCGAAGCCGAGCACCGCGTCCCGCCGCGAAAAGCGCGGTTCGGCGCCGGAATGCGCATAAGCACCGAAACAGCGGGCATTGACGTGGCGAAAGCCGCCATTGATCGCGGTGACGACCGCAACGGGCCTGCCGCGCTTAACCAGCCGCGGCCCCTGCTCGATATGGACCTCGATGAAGGCGCGGATGCGCGCCGCCTCGATCTCAGGCCTGCCCTTGCGGACGGCATCGGGATCGAAGCCGGCCTCTTTCATGTGGTCGGACAATGTGCGGCCGGTGTCGGATCGGCGTGCGTCAAGCGCCTCGGCCGGCAGCAAGCCGAGCGCGGCCATGCTGCCCGGATAGGAGAGCGGGAACCACGCCGCTTCCTCGGCACGGGTGACCATCACCGTCAGATCGCGGCGCAGCGATGTTTTGCGCGCGACGATCTCAGCCATGACGGCGAGACCGGCCACGACGCCGGCCGCGCCATCGAAATTGCCGCCATGCGGCACGCTGTCGAGATGCGATCCGATATAGAGCGCGGGCAATCGCGGTTCGGCGCCATGGAGCGTCAGGTAGAGATTGCCGGCGGCGTCAGTGGCTGCGACGGCACCAAGTGCCTCGGCCTCGGCCCGCGCCAGATCGTGCGCGAACTGTTCTCCCGGCCCGTAGGCCGCCCGTGTCACGCCCGGCGGATCAGAGCTTTCCTCGGCGAGGCGCTGGAGCATGCGGCGGGCGAGGACCGCGCCTTCAGACAGGGCTTTCATGGGTGCTCAAAGGACGGGTCCGGCCTGCTCCGCGATCAGCCGATACTGATCGGGTCGCCGGTAAAGCGCGAAATCGAAATTCACCTTTCTGCAAGCATCGATCAGGCCGAGGTCGGCGCGGTGGACGATGACTTCGTCGTCGATCGACATGGCTTGCGCGGCTATCTCCCCGGTCGGGGCGATGATGCACGAGCCGCCGATAAGCGCCTGACCGTCCTCGACCCCTGCCTTGGCCGCTGCCGCGACCCAGATCGTGTTCTGATACGCGCCAGCCTGCATGGGCAAATGGTTGTGGAACATGCGCAAGTGCCCGAACTGCGGCGCTTCGGCCAGAATAGCCGGCGTGTTGTAGCCGATGAGGGCCACCTGCGCGCCATTGAGGCAAAGCATGCGGTATGTCTCCGGCCAACGGCGATCGTTGCAGAGCGCCAGTCCGACGCGGGTTCCATGAAAGTCGAAGACGGGAAAGCCGAGATTGCCGGGCTCGAAGTAGAGGCGTTCGAGATGGACCGTCGTGCCGTCCTGAGGCTCGGCCGAGCCGGGCAGGTGAACCTTGCGATAGCGCCCGATGAAACTGCCGTCCTTGCCGACCAGATCCATCGTGTTGAAGCGGCGGGTCGTGCCGTCCTTGCGCTCCAGTTCGGAATAGCCGAGGGCAAAGCCGATACCGAGCTTTGCGGCGGCCTCGTAGAGGCGCTTCGTCTCGGGACCGGGCATCGCTTCCTCGAAGAAGGAGTCGATTTCCCCGGCGTCGTGGAGACGCCAGCGCGGAAAAAAAGTAGTCAGCGCCATCTCGGGGAAGACTGCAAGATCCGCCCCGGCCGCCGCTGCCATCTCCAGCATATGGACGAGTCGGCCGACGGCTTCCGCGCGGCTCGCGCTGCGCTGGATCGGCCCGGTCTGGCAGGCGGCCAAAGTCAGGAATCGCGCCATGGAGTGGTTTCCTCGATAGGCTTCTTGAATTGCTGTGTGTCGACTGTCTTGCGCGCGACCAGGCGCCCGAAACCCGGGCGGGCGCGCAAGGAAAGTTCCTGTATGACAGGCACGCCGCGCACGAGCACGATGACGGGCTTGCCGGTCACGTTCATTCCTTCAAACGGCGTGAAGTCGACGCGCGAATGAAGCGCCGGTTGCGTGATGCGCCATTCAAGGCGCGGGTCCCAGACGGCAAGGTCGGCATCAAGTCCAGGCTCGATGCGCCCCTTGACGTGAGCGAGGCCATAGATTTCCGCAGCCTTGCGCGCGGTGAGATCAAGATAGCGGTCGAGCGAAATCCGGCCGGCGAGCAATCCTTCCGAGAACAGGAGCGGCAGCCGCGTCTCGATGCCGGGCACTCCGGCAACGGTCTTGTGGAACACGTGCGGGGCCACCCCGACCTTCTCGGCGAGGTAGTAGGGTGAGTGGTCGGAGGACCAGAGGTCGATCTCGCCGTCAGTCAGGGCCTGCCAGAGATACGCCTGATCCGCGCGGGAACGTGGCGGAGGCGAGAACATGTATTGCGCTGCTTCGAGCGGTGGCCGGTCGAGATCCGATGCGGAGAGGAAGAGATATTGCGGGCAGGTCTCGGCGAGAACGTCCGCGCCGCGCAAACGACCGCGCACGATTTCCTCCGCCGATTGTGCGCCTGAAACGTGGACGATGGTGATGCGCGCGCCGGTGAGTTCGGCGAAGGCGACGGCGCGATGCGTTGCCTCCCGTTCCAGCACCGCGTTGTGCGCCACCGTGTGGTAGCGCATGTCGGTCAGGCCACGGGCGACCAGAAGGTCTCGGGTGCGGCGAATACCGGCATCGTTCTCGGCATGGATCATGACAAGCATGCCATGACGCCTGGCGGTATCCATGACAGCGAGCAGAAGATCGTCGCTGACGGCGAAGCCGGCATAGGTCATGAAGACCTTGACGGAACTTATGCCTGCCTCGGCCAGCCGCGCAAATTGCCTGTCAAGATCGGCGCCGGTTTCCATGGTGACGACGCCATGCAGCCCATAGTCGATGATCGAACGTCCGGCAGCACAGCCCAGTGCGCGTTCGAGCGCTTGCAGCGATGTCATACCAGGGCCGGGCATGGCGAAGGGCACGATGCAGGTTGTGCCGCCGAAGGCGGCAGAGATGGAGCCAGACTCGAAATCATCTGCGGTTGTCGCACCGCCCCAGGATGGCTGGTCCAGATGGCAATGCGTGTCGATGCCACCCGGAAGCACCCAGCGGCCGCGTGCGTCGATCGTCTCCCGACCATCGAGATCATTGCCGAAAGCCGCGATTTTTCCGTCGTCGATGCCGACATCGCATTCGCGCCAGCCGTCGTCCAACGCAACGCGTCCGCCCCTGATGACCAGATCGTGCGTCATGCGGGGGGCTCGTGGACGGGAGTCGCGGGAATGTCGATGACGGGCGGCATTGCCAGCAGCCGTTCGCGTGGCAGATGGCAGGCGATTGTGTGCGTCTCGGAGAAGGCCTGCACCGGCGGCCGGATGTTGGCGCAGGTGTCGCCGAGCGAATAGAGGCAGCGCGTCGAGAAGGGGCAGCCGACCGGCGGCGAGGACGGCGAGGGTATCTCGCCCGACAGCA encodes:
- a CDS encoding LysR family transcriptional regulator, whose protein sequence is MNLDAIRSFLHVSETGSFSVAAQRLGVMQSTISGRIQALEEELGCLLFSRGRGGAELTPAGYDFRVHAEQIVQSWDQSRHQIALPEGYKATFRFGGPVSLQDELNLAWVLWMKKHAAHVALQLEAGTSDALIESLSARRLDAAIMYLPRQRPSLIVEELLKEKLILVRHPELTGHWQDAFVMVHWGHEFRVEFARAFPKVPTPTVSVGLGALGLQYVLALKGAAYLPLSLAGPLLADHRLEQVDDAPVFQRPVYLVYPTQKRDAELLDLALSGLRKVAI
- a CDS encoding D-aminoacylase is translated as MRHDLIIYGGTVVDGSGSARFAADVGIAGGLITAIGDLAGDNADTRIDATGKIVAPGFIDVHTHDDGALLAVNGMDPKISQGVTTVVAGNCGISLAPLLLDRTPPPPLTLVGGRENFRFDRFADYVAELERLGTATNAALLVGHTTLRQRAMPTLDRAANGEEIALMEKEVRAAMADGAFGLSTGLDYAPAVASSTEEVKVLARAAADLGGIYVTHTRNYFDKLEDALEEAFDIAAEADTKLVISHHQATGRENFGKSRPTLARIEQMRETLDVALDCYPYAASSTVLKLERCDIGLRVLITWSDPHPEMANREISDIASEWNCSEREAARRLLPAGAVYFQLDESDVQQILAYPQTMIGSDGLPHDKHPHPRLWGTFPRVLGHYSRDLGLFPLEEAVFKMSGLPAREFGLSGRGTLAAGNFADIAIFDPNEVLDRATYEEPIRASAGIEHVLVNGQTVWSEGRSTGLRPGKVLRRATTSRSRPLRLSCGCC
- a CDS encoding cysteine hydrolase encodes the protein MKIGETAVLAIDFQNESRAGETYPVENYERILGNAALVINAARRAKVPVIHVQAWIEAHERGNYALLNETLTEDLRYAAAGSEGADICHEVAPEPGETVIRKRWPSAFQGTELAGMLERLGARHMLVTGIWTDSCVRASVFDAVYAGYHVWLVKDACGSATDTMHRVGMLDMANRLYGGGVLDASEACKALAGETFKSWKCARPIGLPYTLATIDRLYDSL
- a CDS encoding hydantoinase/carbamoylase family amidase; its protein translation is MKALSEGAVLARRMLQRLAEESSDPPGVTRAAYGPGEQFAHDLARAEAEALGAVAATDAAGNLYLTLHGAEPRLPALYIGSHLDSVPHGGNFDGAAGVVAGLAVMAEIVARKTSLRRDLTVMVTRAEEAAWFPLSYPGSMAALGLLPAEALDARRSDTGRTLSDHMKEAGFDPDAVRKGRPEIEAARIRAFIEVHIEQGPRLVKRGRPVAVVTAINGGFRHVNARCFGAYAHSGAEPRFSRRDAVLGFADLVQGLELLWDGLEAANEDVTITFGGVESDPTQHGGSRVLGEIGFTLDVRSPSRAILDKIAASLATLCNEIEATRGVRFEFDAPFTWAPATMDGDLVTRFEHSAQGLGLDLPRLSSGAGHDAAAFAEAGIASAMLFVRNENGSHNPHESLDLADLDVAVRLLLEFVTNFDTDPSDREGST
- a CDS encoding N-carbamoyl-D-amino-acid hydrolase; translation: MARFLTLAACQTGPIQRSASRAEAVGRLVHMLEMAAAAGADLAVFPEMALTTFFPRWRLHDAGEIDSFFEEAMPGPETKRLYEAAAKLGIGFALGYSELERKDGTTRRFNTMDLVGKDGSFIGRYRKVHLPGSAEPQDGTTVHLERLYFEPGNLGFPVFDFHGTRVGLALCNDRRWPETYRMLCLNGAQVALIGYNTPAILAEAPQFGHLRMFHNHLPMQAGAYQNTIWVAAAAKAGVEDGQALIGGSCIIAPTGEIAAQAMSIDDEVIVHRADLGLIDACRKVNFDFALYRRPDQYRLIAEQAGPVL
- the hydA gene encoding dihydropyrimidinase; amino-acid sequence: MTHDLVIRGGRVALDDGWRECDVGIDDGKIAAFGNDLDGRETIDARGRWVLPGGIDTHCHLDQPSWGGATTADDFESGSISAAFGGTTCIVPFAMPGPGMTSLQALERALGCAAGRSIIDYGLHGVVTMETGADLDRQFARLAEAGISSVKVFMTYAGFAVSDDLLLAVMDTARRHGMLVMIHAENDAGIRRTRDLLVARGLTDMRYHTVAHNAVLEREATHRAVAFAELTGARITIVHVSGAQSAEEIVRGRLRGADVLAETCPQYLFLSASDLDRPPLEAAQYMFSPPPRSRADQAYLWQALTDGEIDLWSSDHSPYYLAEKVGVAPHVFHKTVAGVPGIETRLPLLFSEGLLAGRISLDRYLDLTARKAAEIYGLAHVKGRIEPGLDADLAVWDPRLEWRITQPALHSRVDFTPFEGMNVTGKPVIVLVRGVPVIQELSLRARPGFGRLVARKTVDTQQFKKPIEETTPWRDS